Proteins found in one Rhodobacteraceae bacterium D3-12 genomic segment:
- the cas2 gene encoding CRISPR-associated endonuclease Cas2: protein MTHTVTYLSGYRLMWILVMFDLPTDTKPQRKAATAFRNFLLDEGFERSQFSVYARFVNGKEAFATRVNRIERHLPNAGDVQILNFTDRQYRDIVHFSDQGRKRARRNPEQLVMF, encoded by the coding sequence ATGACCCATACCGTTACTTATTTGTCAGGATACAGATTGATGTGGATACTTGTGATGTTCGATTTGCCGACCGACACCAAGCCGCAGCGCAAGGCCGCGACGGCATTCCGTAACTTCTTGCTGGACGAGGGCTTTGAGCGGAGCCAGTTTTCTGTATATGCGCGGTTCGTTAACGGTAAGGAAGCCTTTGCGACAAGGGTCAACCGGATCGAACGGCATTTGCCCAATGCAGGGGACGTCCAAATCCTGAACTTCACCGACCGCCAATATCGTGATATTGTTCATTTCTCGGACCAGGGACGCAAACGCGCCCGTAGAAATCCTGAGCAGCTGGTGATGTTTTGA
- a CDS encoding IS110 family transposase produces MQVTTIGVDLAKNLFQVHGIAEDDDVLFNKPLRRAQFLPFFAKLEPCLIGMESCSSAHHWARELTALGHEVRLIPPMYVKPYVKRGKSDAIDAEAICEAVTRPTMRFVAIKTVEQQALLSLHRARDLLVRQRTQLINGLRGLVAEFGVYIPRGLARVLGFAEDVTFGEVLDLPDIANEVIRNLSEQLMALHKRVRWYEERLKQVAKEDARVRLLRTIPGVGAVTASAIIASIGDGRQFRNGREFAAWLGLTPANKSSGGKEKLGRITKMGDQYLRQLLVVGMTSLVRQTRSHPERASKWLTSLLERKPARVATVAMANKTARIVWAVLTRDEPYNPRVAA; encoded by the coding sequence ATGCAAGTTACCACAATCGGCGTTGACCTGGCCAAGAACCTTTTCCAAGTCCATGGTATCGCAGAGGACGACGATGTGTTGTTCAACAAGCCCTTGAGACGGGCTCAGTTTCTGCCGTTCTTTGCTAAGTTAGAACCCTGTTTGATCGGCATGGAGTCTTGCAGCAGCGCCCATCATTGGGCCCGCGAGTTGACGGCCTTGGGCCACGAGGTGCGTTTGATCCCGCCGATGTATGTGAAGCCCTACGTCAAGCGAGGGAAGTCAGACGCAATCGACGCTGAGGCAATCTGTGAAGCCGTGACACGACCCACGATGCGCTTTGTTGCGATCAAAACGGTTGAGCAACAAGCCTTGCTATCGCTGCATCGGGCTCGCGACCTTTTGGTCCGTCAAAGGACGCAACTGATAAACGGCCTACGTGGCCTGGTAGCCGAGTTTGGCGTTTACATTCCAAGAGGATTGGCCCGCGTGCTTGGGTTTGCTGAGGATGTCACATTTGGTGAAGTGCTCGACCTGCCTGACATCGCCAACGAAGTGATCCGCAACCTATCAGAACAGCTGATGGCTTTGCATAAGCGGGTCCGATGGTATGAAGAACGCCTCAAGCAAGTGGCCAAAGAAGATGCGCGTGTCCGTTTGTTGCGCACGATACCTGGTGTCGGCGCGGTGACGGCCTCCGCGATCATCGCCAGCATCGGCGACGGGCGTCAGTTCCGTAATGGCCGGGAGTTCGCCGCCTGGCTGGGCTTGACGCCTGCGAATAAGTCCAGCGGAGGGAAAGAAAAACTGGGGCGGATCACCAAAATGGGCGACCAGTATCTCAGGCAACTGCTTGTTGTTGGGATGACATCGCTGGTCCGGCAAACACGGTCGCACCCCGAACGCGCCAGCAAGTGGCTGACATCACTGCTCGAACGCAAACCCGCTCGCGTCGCAACTGTCGCCATGGCCAATAAGACCGCTCGTATCGTCTGGGCTGTCCTGACACGCGATGAACCCTACAACCCCCGCGTAGCAGCCTGA
- the cas1 gene encoding type II CRISPR-associated endonuclease Cas1, with protein sequence MDQIIDIATDGRHLSRDRGFLKVSQNGAEIGRTPLDQIAGVIVHAHGTTWSTSLLTELAERGAPVVLCSANHAPKSVLLPLEGHHAQGARMRAQWQAKAPLIKQAWKQVVTAKVAMQAAALDAVGEAPAPLSMMIRRITSGDRSNIEAQAARYYWPRMMGPDFRRDAGHGDENALLNYGYTVLRAATARAVVATGLHPTIGLFHANRSNAFALADDLMEPFRPLVDCTVRTLVDRAGVQVDTNAKQTLARLIATDLPLGDSVTPVSVAMIKLATSLGQSFEAGKLNLALPRPPDALTLAGLGA encoded by the coding sequence GTGGACCAGATCATTGATATTGCGACTGACGGGCGGCACCTGTCGCGCGACCGTGGATTTCTGAAGGTTTCTCAGAACGGGGCAGAGATTGGCCGCACGCCGCTGGATCAGATCGCGGGCGTGATCGTGCATGCGCACGGCACAACTTGGTCGACATCGCTGTTGACGGAACTGGCCGAGCGGGGGGCACCGGTCGTCTTGTGTTCCGCCAACCACGCTCCGAAATCTGTTCTGCTGCCGCTGGAAGGACATCATGCTCAGGGCGCCCGGATGCGCGCGCAATGGCAGGCGAAAGCGCCGCTTATCAAACAAGCTTGGAAACAGGTCGTTACCGCAAAGGTAGCCATGCAGGCCGCTGCGCTGGATGCAGTTGGCGAGGCGCCTGCTCCTTTGTCTATGATGATCCGCAGGATCACTTCGGGCGACAGAAGCAACATCGAAGCCCAAGCCGCGCGGTATTATTGGCCGCGTATGATGGGTCCGGACTTTCGTCGCGATGCGGGGCACGGGGATGAAAATGCGCTTCTGAATTACGGGTATACGGTCTTACGGGCGGCCACAGCACGGGCTGTAGTTGCCACTGGCCTGCATCCCACCATCGGGTTGTTTCACGCCAATCGTAGTAACGCCTTCGCGCTGGCCGACGACCTGATGGAGCCGTTCCGCCCGCTCGTGGATTGCACCGTCAGAACGCTCGTCGACCGCGCCGGTGTTCAAGTCGACACCAACGCCAAGCAAACGCTCGCGCGCCTGATCGCGACCGACCTGCCCCTGGGGGATAGTGTGACACCAGTGTCGGTGGCAATGATCAAATTGGCCACTTCGCTGGGGCAGAGTTTCGAGGCCGGCAAGCTTAACCTTGCGCTGCCGCGCCCGCCCGATGCGTTGACGCTGGCAGGGCTTGGCGCATGA
- the cas9 gene encoding type II CRISPR RNA-guided endonuclease Cas9 (Cas9, originally named Csn1, is the large, multifunctional signature protein of type II CRISPR/Cas systems. It is well known even to general audiences because its RNA-guided endonuclease activity has made it a popular tool for custom editing of eukaryotic genomes.): MRLGLDIGTNSIGWWLYDTDGDRISEVVDGGVRIFSDGRDTKSKASLAVDRRAARAQRRRRDRYLRRKAALMKRMAQVGLMPPDPSEAKVLEVLDPYELRAKGLDGPLPLTHFGRALFHLNQRRGFKSNRKTDRGDNASGKIKDATARLDQAMLAKGARTYGEFLHMRRAAAPDPKNIPSVRTRLTVARRDNAEKEEAGYDFYPDRKHLSEEFEKLWAAQALHAPDSLTDDLRDEIATIIFHQRPLKTPEVGLCLFTGQHGVPEQDKRIPSAHPLNQRRVLMETVNNLKIAARGEPSRPLTREERDQIVHALDNKKHTKSLSGMTMKLKALGKLINLRPEQSFTLETANRDAIACDPVRASMSHPDRFGVRWSTLDWGCQWDVVKRIRAVQSDAEHTGLVGWLVDNYELSRDHAVATANAPLPEGFGRLGLTATTRILEALDSDVLTYSAAVSACGWHHSDGRTGEVLENLPYYGEVLERHVIPGTGDPKDDDVKRYGRITNPTVHIGLNQLRRLVNRIVTVYGKPNEIVVELARDLKLSEDQKKDVQRDIKKNTEAAIARGKKLEEIGVPNTGANRMKYRLWEDLGPAIGPRCCPYTGKPISAAMIFTPDVDVDHILPFSRTLDDSFANRTLCLKEANRQKTNKTPWETWGETEQWGTITANLKNLPANKAWRFAPDAMVRFEGENEFSARALKDTQYLSRIARAYLDVLYDGSDGKSHVWVVPGRLTEMLRRHWGLNGLTELTDSDAQTVKAKNRTDHRHHAIDAAVVAATDRGLIKRVADMAQRDELNGAEEVARSVPPPWEGFRDDIGAQIARIIVSHRADHGRIDPAARKFGRDSTSGQLHNDTAYGIGQDDTVVSRKPLASLGPNDIATAKRGANIRDVDLQKHLSRVTRGLEGKEFEAALLAFAASPRLPDDTDNPYFGLRRVRLEETLREVARVEVKDKEGRPYKAYKGDSNHCYEIWRLPDGKIKPQVVTTFEAHQSGAEKKPHPAAKRLMRIFKRDMVVLERDGKTIVGYVQKMKQNGSIFVAPHTEANADARDRDPKEDFKLIQLGAGSLVKAKARRVVVDEMGRLRDPGPPA; the protein is encoded by the coding sequence ATGCGGCTCGGTCTTGATATTGGCACGAATTCCATTGGTTGGTGGCTTTATGACACGGATGGGGACAGGATCTCCGAAGTGGTAGACGGTGGCGTGCGCATTTTTTCTGACGGGCGGGATACCAAATCCAAGGCGTCGTTGGCGGTGGATCGCAGAGCCGCCCGAGCGCAAAGGCGGCGGCGTGACAGGTATTTGCGTCGCAAGGCGGCGTTGATGAAACGGATGGCGCAGGTGGGACTGATGCCCCCTGACCCGTCCGAAGCCAAGGTGCTTGAGGTGTTGGACCCATATGAACTGCGGGCAAAAGGGTTGGATGGCCCGCTGCCGCTCACCCACTTTGGGCGGGCGTTGTTCCATCTCAACCAGCGTCGGGGGTTCAAGTCCAACCGCAAGACGGATCGGGGCGACAACGCAAGTGGCAAGATCAAGGATGCGACCGCGCGACTGGACCAGGCGATGTTGGCCAAGGGTGCGCGCACCTATGGCGAATTCCTGCATATGCGCCGCGCTGCGGCACCCGACCCCAAAAACATACCCAGCGTGCGCACGCGGTTGACCGTTGCGCGACGGGATAACGCGGAAAAGGAAGAGGCTGGGTATGATTTCTATCCCGACCGCAAACACCTGTCTGAGGAGTTTGAAAAACTGTGGGCGGCGCAGGCCCTTCACGCGCCGGATTCCCTGACGGACGATTTGCGCGACGAGATTGCAACGATCATCTTTCACCAACGCCCCCTTAAGACACCGGAGGTCGGGCTATGTCTGTTTACCGGGCAGCATGGCGTTCCAGAGCAAGACAAGCGCATTCCAAGTGCCCACCCGTTGAACCAGCGACGGGTTCTGATGGAAACGGTAAACAACCTGAAGATTGCGGCACGAGGCGAGCCGTCGCGCCCGTTGACTCGCGAAGAACGGGACCAGATTGTGCATGCCTTGGACAACAAGAAACACACAAAATCCCTCTCGGGTATGACGATGAAGTTGAAGGCACTTGGTAAGTTGATCAACCTGCGGCCCGAGCAGAGCTTTACGCTTGAGACCGCCAACCGAGATGCCATTGCTTGCGACCCAGTGCGCGCGAGTATGTCCCATCCTGACAGGTTTGGTGTGCGCTGGTCGACGCTTGACTGGGGCTGCCAATGGGATGTGGTAAAGCGCATTCGTGCCGTGCAGAGTGATGCCGAGCACACCGGCCTAGTTGGTTGGCTTGTGGACAATTATGAGCTGAGCCGAGACCATGCAGTGGCAACGGCCAACGCGCCCTTGCCAGAAGGCTTCGGGCGTTTGGGCCTGACAGCAACTACGCGGATTCTGGAGGCATTGGACTCGGATGTCTTGACTTACAGTGCCGCGGTGTCGGCCTGCGGGTGGCATCACTCGGATGGCCGCACGGGGGAAGTGTTGGAGAATCTGCCATACTACGGGGAAGTTCTTGAACGCCACGTGATCCCCGGAACGGGTGATCCAAAAGATGACGACGTGAAACGCTATGGGCGGATCACCAACCCTACGGTGCATATCGGGCTTAACCAGCTGCGCCGGTTGGTGAACCGGATCGTCACGGTTTACGGTAAGCCAAACGAGATCGTCGTGGAACTGGCCCGTGACTTGAAGTTGTCCGAGGATCAGAAGAAGGACGTGCAGCGCGACATTAAGAAGAACACCGAAGCGGCGATTGCGCGGGGCAAGAAGCTGGAAGAAATAGGCGTTCCGAACACCGGTGCCAACCGGATGAAGTACCGCCTTTGGGAAGATCTTGGCCCTGCAATTGGTCCGAGGTGCTGCCCCTACACAGGCAAGCCGATCTCTGCTGCCATGATCTTTACACCCGACGTAGATGTGGACCATATCCTGCCGTTTTCGCGTACTCTGGACGACAGCTTTGCCAATCGCACGCTTTGCCTTAAAGAAGCGAACCGCCAGAAAACTAACAAGACCCCGTGGGAAACATGGGGCGAGACAGAACAGTGGGGGACGATTACCGCCAATCTCAAGAACCTGCCAGCCAACAAGGCCTGGCGTTTTGCGCCCGACGCGATGGTACGGTTCGAGGGCGAGAATGAATTTTCTGCCCGCGCCCTGAAGGACACGCAGTACCTATCCCGTATCGCGCGCGCCTATCTCGATGTGTTGTATGACGGGAGTGATGGCAAGAGCCACGTCTGGGTCGTGCCGGGCCGTCTGACAGAGATGCTGCGGCGGCACTGGGGATTGAATGGGTTGACCGAGCTGACGGACAGCGACGCACAAACCGTCAAGGCCAAAAACCGTACCGACCACCGCCATCACGCGATCGATGCCGCTGTGGTGGCCGCCACCGATCGTGGGCTGATCAAGCGGGTTGCCGACATGGCTCAACGAGACGAGTTGAACGGCGCCGAAGAGGTCGCACGCTCTGTGCCGCCCCCGTGGGAGGGGTTTCGCGACGACATTGGCGCTCAGATCGCGCGGATCATCGTTAGCCACCGCGCCGATCACGGGCGGATCGACCCAGCCGCGCGCAAATTCGGACGAGACAGCACGTCTGGCCAACTGCACAACGACACCGCCTATGGGATCGGACAGGATGACACCGTCGTGAGCCGCAAACCTCTCGCGTCGCTCGGCCCGAACGACATTGCTACCGCCAAACGGGGTGCAAATATCCGTGATGTCGATCTGCAAAAGCACCTCTCGCGCGTGACCCGTGGGCTGGAAGGCAAGGAATTCGAAGCTGCGCTGCTAGCTTTTGCCGCCTCGCCAAGACTGCCGGACGACACTGATAACCCCTATTTTGGCCTGCGCCGCGTCAGGCTTGAAGAAACCTTGCGGGAAGTCGCGCGGGTCGAGGTCAAGGATAAAGAGGGACGGCCTTACAAGGCGTACAAGGGCGATAGTAACCATTGCTACGAAATCTGGCGACTGCCCGATGGTAAGATCAAGCCGCAGGTCGTGACCACCTTTGAGGCACATCAATCGGGTGCCGAAAAGAAACCTCATCCGGCCGCGAAACGGCTGATGCGCATCTTCAAGCGGGACATGGTGGTGCTGGAGCGGGATGGTAAGACCATTGTTGGCTATGTGCAGAAAATGAAACAGAACGGGAGCATCTTCGTCGCGCCTCATACCGAAGCAAACGCCGATGCGAGGGACAGAGACCCTAAAGAGGATTTCAAACTAATTCAGTTGGGCGCGGGCTCACTGGTCAAGGCCAAAGCACGTCGGGTTGTTGTGGATGAAATGGGCCGCCTGCGGGATCCGGGACCGCCTGCATAG
- a CDS encoding site-specific integrase: MARSYKGVFVKSHRVYTVEDIKTLFKVNNNTVSNWVGEGLTTSDGKRPHVFRGSMIKHFHAQRTARSKIDLRPGEFKCTGCKAAVFPDIAKVQDVWTKPKKLMYRAVCPDCEAVVCKLPSAADCDIIEDCRNPNTTRQRLYEEKDQKPGGIGINKSVALPNAFLENDRIIARWQTFAGRFDEKTVDAYLATLRYCEEVTEGKRFDRFTVADAAKLRDDLKRRVRKDAEDPLSTSTVKHRASHLKSFFEWLLKQREGARLAKDLPDYLELPKAAFAQALPKDVKDFPKIDEAEEMLRAMPSKSLVDQRARAIFAIAFLGALRADTVISLQIKHVDVAGRRIVQDGAAVRSKNGKSEHIFWFPIPTSFEEEVIGWIGTLKARGFCEDDALFPSSDWLEAPRKLMNRGEQPVPVMATKHAVSASFAVASKHCSTKYSPHSAKHTIGALRDQKRMTHEQRRAWSENMGHESERTTEIHYAKFSDEQRLEVLESIGNGEEEHASDLSDEEKVAMFNKFLALCRRL; encoded by the coding sequence GTGGCCCGGTCTTACAAGGGGGTGTTCGTAAAGTCGCATCGTGTCTACACGGTTGAGGACATCAAGACGCTTTTCAAGGTAAACAACAATACTGTGTCAAACTGGGTGGGCGAGGGGCTGACTACATCTGACGGGAAGCGCCCCCATGTTTTCCGCGGGAGCATGATCAAGCATTTCCATGCGCAGCGGACAGCTCGTTCGAAGATTGATCTGCGGCCGGGCGAGTTCAAATGTACTGGCTGCAAGGCAGCGGTGTTCCCAGATATTGCAAAGGTCCAGGACGTTTGGACGAAGCCGAAGAAGCTCATGTACCGTGCGGTCTGCCCAGACTGTGAAGCCGTTGTTTGCAAGCTACCGTCTGCGGCTGATTGCGACATCATTGAAGATTGTCGCAATCCCAATACGACCCGGCAACGCCTATACGAAGAAAAAGATCAAAAGCCAGGTGGTATTGGGATTAACAAGAGTGTCGCGCTGCCGAACGCCTTCCTAGAGAATGACCGGATCATTGCGAGGTGGCAGACCTTTGCCGGGCGATTCGACGAAAAGACCGTTGATGCCTACCTCGCTACCCTTCGCTATTGCGAGGAGGTGACTGAAGGAAAGCGCTTTGATCGCTTTACGGTCGCAGATGCGGCAAAGTTGCGAGACGATCTAAAGCGCCGCGTACGCAAAGACGCTGAAGATCCTCTCTCGACCTCCACGGTCAAGCACCGGGCGTCCCACCTGAAGTCTTTTTTCGAGTGGCTTTTGAAGCAAAGAGAGGGCGCTCGTCTGGCAAAAGATCTTCCTGATTATTTGGAATTGCCAAAGGCGGCTTTTGCACAGGCCCTGCCGAAGGACGTCAAAGACTTCCCGAAGATCGATGAGGCGGAAGAGATGTTGCGGGCTATGCCGTCAAAATCTCTCGTTGATCAGCGTGCTCGCGCGATTTTTGCGATAGCGTTTCTCGGTGCACTTAGGGCCGATACAGTCATCTCATTGCAGATAAAGCACGTTGATGTCGCTGGACGACGTATTGTTCAGGATGGTGCCGCGGTCCGCTCAAAGAACGGAAAGAGCGAGCACATCTTTTGGTTCCCGATCCCAACATCCTTCGAGGAGGAAGTTATTGGGTGGATTGGAACCCTCAAAGCGCGAGGTTTCTGTGAAGATGACGCGTTGTTCCCAAGCTCGGATTGGCTCGAGGCGCCTCGGAAACTGATGAACCGGGGTGAGCAACCCGTTCCCGTTATGGCGACGAAACATGCCGTGAGTGCGTCCTTCGCAGTGGCTTCAAAGCACTGCTCGACCAAGTATTCGCCCCATAGTGCAAAGCATACGATTGGGGCCCTGCGAGATCAGAAGCGCATGACGCATGAGCAGCGCCGAGCTTGGTCGGAAAACATGGGGCACGAAAGTGAGCGGACCACGGAAATCCATTACGCCAAGTTCTCTGATGAACAGCGGTTAGAGGTTTTGGAAAGCATTGGAAACGGTGAAGAGGAGCATGCTTCTGATCTTTCGGATGAAGAGAAAGTGGCAATGTTTAATAAATTTCTCGCGCTGTGTAGGCGACTCTGA